The Candidozyma auris chromosome 1, complete sequence genome includes a region encoding these proteins:
- the DAP1 gene encoding Dap1p, whose protein sequence is MIAFIIIVCLIAYFAKSIISDFMSAPAQVNAEPPVQTAFTPKTLAKYNGKDDEKVYIAVKGRVFDVSAGKAFYGPGGPYENFAGRDASRGLAYNSFDPSVLTPLDKPIDTLSDLSAEEKESLENWESHFEGKYTIVGSLSNEKE, encoded by the coding sequence ATGATCGCCTTCATTATCATTGTATGTCTCATTGCGTATTTTGCTAAGTCGATCATCTCCGACTTCATGTCAGCTCCAGCTCAAGTGAACGCCGAACCTCCAGTTCAAACAGCCTTTACTCCCAAAACGCTAGCCAAGTATAATggcaaagatgatgaaaaggtCTATATTGCAGTGAAAGGCAGAGTCTTTGATGTCAGTGCAGGCAAAGCTTTTTACGGACCTGGTGGCCCATACGAGAACTTCGCTGGCAGAGATGCTTCGAGAGGTTTGGCTTACAATTCTTTCGACCCTTCGGTTCTTACGCCTCTTGACAAGCCCATTGATACTTTGTCTGATCTTAGcgctgaagagaaagagtcCTTGGAAAACTGGGAATCTCATTTTGAGGGCAAGTATACTATTGTCGGAAGCTTGAGCAACGAGAAAGAGTGA
- the RPL15A gene encoding 60S ribosomal protein eL15: MGAYKYLEELQRKKQSDVARFLLRVRCWEYRQRNVIHRASRPSRPDKARRLGYKAKQGFVIFRIRVRRGGRKRPVPKGATYGKPTNQGVTQLKYQKSLRVTAEERVGRRAANLRVLNSYWVNQDSTYKYYEVICVDPSHNAIRRDPRYNWIVNPVHKHREARGLTSAGKKSRGIAKGHLYNNTKAGRRHTWKKHNTLSLWRYRS; encoded by the coding sequence ATGGGTGCTTACAAATACTTGGAAGAattgcagagaaaaaagcaGTCTGATGTCGCTAGATTCTTGTTGAGAGTCAGATGTTGGGAGTACAGACAGAGAAACGTCATCCACAGAGCTTCCAGACCATCTAGACCAGACAAGGCCAGAAGATTGGGTTACAAGGCCAAGCAGGGTTTCGTCATCTTCCGTATCAGAGTTAGAAGAGGTGGTAGAAAGAGACCTGTGCCAAAGGGAGCCACCTACGGTAAGCCAACCAACCAGGGTGTCACTCAGCTCAAGTACCAGAAGTCCTTGAGAGTGACCGCCGAGGAAAGAGTTGGTAGAAGAGCTGCCAACTTGAGAGTGTTGAATTCTTACTGGGTGAACCAGGACTCCACCTACAAGTACTACGAGGTCATTTGTGTGGACCCATCTCACAATGCCATCAGAAGAGACCCAAGATACAACTGGATTGTTAACCCAGTTCACAAGCACAGAGAAGCTAGAGGTCTTACTTCCGCTGGCAAGAAGTCCAGAGGTATTGCCAAGGGTCACTTGtacaacaacaccaaggCTGGCCGTCGTCACACTTGGAAGAAGCACAACACTTTGTCCTTGTGGAGATACAGATCTTAA
- the MEX67 gene encoding Mex67p, which produces MSFRGGRGNLGGFGSNNNAFSNISGNNGVEVEITGWNGASAQECISFISRKCKITVTNYTVNNATGGIRGFVRSPSEADQLTSWSGVRFAGGVLKIFKVNSNQQSGFGAQGGPDNTVQTLKMFLKSRYNPELKLLNLSAVQQDPTLSAKGFFSSVSTKSKVITAMIKVACEMKLDFTSADLSNNDLTDLTTVSDLAREFPKLQNLALSNNRLARVKVFEVWKKKLGYLRELILAGNPLLNTTNPTEVNSIKSELLKVFPRLVILDGEVLRNEEALRKNLSLSFDRPQAMFFQDDETRALSTNFITNFYNLWDSNRQQLMVLYQNESQFSVQIDMSHPKAFDSKDLPDFSYYLPLSRNLTKMSSAKVRMGKLAHGQEQIFKSFTQIPKTQHELLTKPDDFSMECYRLPQMGAISITLHGSYKEVAPPENLEQMNNNHARNKYQPKKKVTLGTKGFDRTLIVIPGPNNSMIVASDLLCVHSDVGSDAFRPEQITQASPQPQNTPSPAPAVGTAATPSPGVPNTNTPTPPGVNVPTAADLPAQVKANLNVMQQELLVKVLLETKLNIEYGVLLCQQSNWDYQQCISNFKISASTLPPDAFAR; this is translated from the coding sequence ATGTCCTTCAGAGGTGGTAGGGGCAACCTTGGTGGTTTCGGTCTGAATAATAATGCATTCTCCAATATCAGCGGGAATAATGGAGTGGAGGTTGAAATAACTGGCTGGAATGGCGCCTCTGCTCAAGAGTGTATTAGTTTCATCTCCCGAAAATGCAAAATCACAGTTACCAACTACACTGTTAACAATGCAACTGGTGGAATACGAGGCTTTGTTCGCTCTCCCAGCGAAGCGGACCAGCTAACGAGCTGGTCTGGTGTGAGGTTTGCGGGCGGCGTGTTGAAGATATTTAAGGTCAATTCAAATCAGCAACTGGGTTTTGGTGCACAAGGAGGACCAGACAACACTGTCCAGACGCTCAAAATGTTCTTAAAGCTGAGATATAATCCTGAACTCAAACTTTTGAATTTGAGCGCTGTTCAACAAGACCCTACTCTTTCAGCAAAGGGGTTTTTCTCATCCGTTTCGACTAAATCGAAAGTCATCACTGCAATGATAAAAGTGGCCTGTGAAATGAAGTTAGACTTCACCAGCGCAGATTTATCCAATAACGATCTCACTGATCTTACGACTGTCTCAGATTTGGCTCGCGAGTTTCCTaaattgcaaaatttgGCCTTGCTGAATAATAGGTTGGCGCGAGTGAAGGTTTTTGAAgtttggaaaaagaagcttggCTACCTTAGAGAACTTATTCTCGCAGGGAATCCACTCCtcaacaccaccaatcCTACTGAAGTTAATTCTATAAAATCAGAGCTTCTTAAAGTGTTCCCTCGTCTAGTTATTTTGGATGGTGAGGTCTTGagaaatgaagaagctcttcgTAAAAATCTAAGCCTACTGTTTGACCGTCCTCAAGCTATGTTCTTCCAAGACGATGAAACTAGAGCTCTTTCGACGAATTTCATCACAAATTTCTATAACCTATGGGACAGCAATCGCCAACAACTTATGGTTCTATATCAAAACGAATCACAGTTCTCAGTGCAGATCGACATGTCTCATCCGAAAGCGTTTGATTCGAAGGACTTGCCTGACTTTTCGTATTACCTTCCTTTATCAAGAAACTTGACTAAGATGTCCTCTGCCAAAGTCAGAATGGGTAAACTAGCTCACGGACAAGAACAAATTTTTAAATCGTTCACACAAATACCCAAGACACAGCATGAATTATTAACAAAGCCTGATGATTTCAGCATGGAGTGCTACCGATTACCGCAGATGGGAGCTATTAGTATAACTTTGCATGGGAGTTACAAAGAAGTTGCACCACCGGAAAATTTGGAGCAAATGAACAACAATCATGCAAGGAACAAATATCaacccaaaaagaaagtgacCCTCGGTACCAAAGGATTCGACAGAACTCTCATTGTCATACCCGGGCCAAATAATAGCATGATAGTGGCCAGTGATCTTCTATGTGTTCATTCAGATGTTGGGTCAGACGCTTTCAGGCCTGAACAGATTACCCAAGCATCTCCACAACCTCAAAACACGCCATCGCCAGCTCCAGCCGTAGGAACAGCGGCAACACCAAGCCCTGGAGTTCCCAACACGAACACCCCCACCCCCCCTGGAGTCAACGTGCCCACAGCAGCGGACCTTCCTGCTCAAGTCAAGGCCAATTTGAATGTCATGCAGCAGGAATTACTTGTGAAAGTCCTCCTAGAGACAAAGCTCAACATCGAGTACGGGGTGTTGCTTTGCCAACAAAGCAACTGGGACTACCAACAATGCATATCAAACTTCAAAATCTCGGCATCTACTCTTCCGCCAGATGCCTTTGCACGTTAA
- the ADE17 gene encoding bifunctional phosphoribosylaminoimidazolecarboxamide formyltransferase/IMP cyclohydrolase codes for MAHSKTAILSVYDKTGLLDLAKGLTAANVRILASGGTAKLVREAGFPVEDVSSITHAPEMLGGRVKTLHPAVHGGILARNLENDEADLAAQGIEKVDYVVCNLYPFKETVSKVAVTVDEAVEEIDIGGVTLLRAAAKNHARVTILSDPKDYPVFLEELKSGEISADTRNRLALKAFEHTADYDVAISDFFRKQYSENVSQLPLRYGANPHQKPAQAFVPQGELPFKVLSGSPGYINLLDALNSWPLVKELSASLNLPAAASFKHVSPAGAAVGLPLSDVEKKIYFVEDIENLSPLANAYARARGADRMSSFGDWIALSNIVDLPTAQIISKEVSDGVIAPGYSEEALEILRKKKGGKYCILQIDPNFTPDAIESRQVYGITLQQKRNDAIIKGSSFKEIVSSNKELTEQGTVDLTVATIALKYTQSNSVCYAKNGMVIGLGAGQQSRIHCTRLAGEKADNWWLRQHPKVLGFQWAKGVKRPDKSNAIDLYVTNQIPKSEPEKSEYESKFAEVPAPLTEEERQEWMNKLNGVALSSDAFFPFPDNVHRAARSGVKFVAAPSGSVMDKAVFSAADSYNMVYVENPIRLFHH; via the coding sequence ATGGCTCATTCAAAAACTGCCATTTTGTCGGTTTACGATAAAACCGGATTGTTGGACTTGGCCAAAGGTTTGACCGCTGCCAATGTCAGAATTTTGGCCTCTGGTGGAACTGCCAAGTTGGTTCGCGAGGCAGGTTTCCCTGTTGAAGACGTTTCCTCCATCACCCATGCTCCTGAGATGTTGGGGGGTAGAGTGAAGACTTTGCACCCAGCCGTACACGGTGGTATTTTGGCCAGAAACTTGGAAAACGACGAAGCTGACTTGGCCGCTCAGGGTATTGAGAAGGTTGACTACGTTGTCTGCAACTTGTACCCATTCAAGGAGACCGTTTCCAAGGTCGCCGTCACTGTTGATGAAGCAGTTGAGGAAATTGACATTGGTGGTGTCACTTTATTGAGAGCCGCCGCCAAAAACCACGCTAGAGTGACCATCTTATCTGATCCTAAAGACTACCCTGTCTTTTTGGAGGAATTAAAGTCCGGTGAAATTTCTGCTGATACCAGAAACAGATTGGCTCTCAAGGCTTTTGAGCACACTGCTGATTATGATGTTGCCATTTCtgatttcttcagaaagCAGTACTCTGAGAACGTTTCTCAATTGCCCTTGAGATATGGTGCCAACCCCCATCAGAAGCCTGCCCAGGCTTTCGTTCCTCAGGGCGAATTGCCATTCAAGGTTTTGTCTGGCTCTCCTGGTTACATCAATTTGTTGGACGCTTTGAACTCATGGCCCTTAGTTAAGGAGTTGTCTGCATCCTTGAACTTGCCGGCTGCCGCTTCTTTCAAGCACGTGTCTCCTGCTGGTGCTGCAGTTGGTTTGCCTCTTTCCGACgttgagaaaaagatttACTTCGTCGAGGACATTGAGAACTTGTCTCCATTGGCCAACGCTTAcgccagagccagaggagCCGACAGAATGTCTTCTTTTGGAGACTGGATTGCGTTGTCGAACATCGTTGACCTCCCAACTGCCCAAATTATTTCCAAAGAGGTCTCCGACGGTGTCATTGCTCCAGGCTATTCTGAGGAGGCTTTGGAAATCTtaaggaaaaagaagggtGGTAAATACTGTATCTTGCAGATTGATCCAAACTTCACTCCCGATGCTATTGAGTCTAGACAAGTATATGGTATAACTTTGCAacagaagagaaatgaCGCAATCATCAAGGGttcctccttcaaggagattgtCTCCTCAAACAAGGAATTGACTGAGCAAGGCACAGTTGACTTGACTGTTGCTACAATTGCATTGAAGTACACTCAATCCAACTCTGTCTGCTATGCTAAAAACGGTATGGTGATTGGTTTGGGTGCTGGTCAGCAGTCGAGAATTCACTGCACCAGATTGGCTGGTGAGAAGGCCGACAACTGGTGGTTGAGACAGCACCCTAAAGTGTTGGGCTTTCAGTGGGCCAAGGGTGTCAAGAGACCGGACAAGTCCAACGCTATCGACTTGTACGTCACCAATCAGATTCCTAAGAGTGAACCTGAAAAGAGCGAGTACGAGTCCAAGTTCGCCGAGGTTCCTGCCCCATTgaccgaggaagagagacAGGAGTGGATGAACAAGCTAAACGGTGTCGCTTTGTCATCAGACGCTTTCTTCCCATTCCCAGACAATGTGCACAGAGCCGCCAGATCGGGTGTGAAGTTCGTCGCTGCTCCTTCTGGTTCTGTAATGGACAAGGCAGTATTTTCTGCCGCGGACTCTTACAACATGGTGTACGTTGAGAACCCTATCCGTTTGTTCCACCATTAA
- the NAT5 gene encoding peptide alpha-N-acetyltransferase subunit: MGRNIITLDDLTVNNIGTFKKILSVTLPTSYPETWLKDAFNNDHIVKLAFYSELPVGQIRGKLSNSSHNISSFESSTSAQLNSKIIPNAIYIETLSVLEAYRNQGIGSKLLEWIIEQAKERFIHEIYVHVHIKNDNAINWYEKKGFERSSEPVKGYYESQNLNEPDALVLTLKV; this comes from the coding sequence ATGGGCAGAAACATCATTACGCTAGACGACTTGACAGTCAACAATATTGGTActtttaaaaaaattttaCTGGTGACTTTGCCAACATCGTATCCAGAGACATGGCTCAAAGATGCATTTAATAATGATCACATAGTCAAGTTAGCCTTCTACAGTGAACTTCCGGTGGGCCAAATAAGAGGGAAGTTGTCGAATTCATCTCATAATATATCAAGCTTCGAGTCATCCACTTCAGCTCAATTGAATTCTAAGATAATTCCAAACGCAATCTACATTGAGACACTCTCTGTTCTTGAAGCTTATAGAAACCAGGGTATAGGGTCAAAATTGCTTGAATGGATCATCGAGCAAGCTAAAGAGAGATTCATCCACGAGATATACGTTCATGTGCACATCAAAAATGACAATGCCATCAATTGGTACGAAAAGAAAGGCTTCGAGCGCTCTTCCGAGCCAGTGAAGGGATACTACGAGCTGCAAAACTTGAATGAGCCGGATGCGCTCGTGCTTACATTAAAGGTATGA
- a CDS encoding protein-transporting protein SEC63, which yields MDSEYSYDEGSETWPYFVLALLVFALLPITVIYLWGAAGMGTPAKKRIKGSIEHNHRTLNLEHADAIDRFYSKAKSDRIFNKKLLFLVLGWGLVAFIWTSFAKEVSLQGFFDPHTILDLPYSANEKEIKSKYKKLSLIYHPDKLVKYSETMRKEMEAQFLRVNQAYRALTDEVTMENIKKYGHPDGQQQITHGIAIPKFLVEGKYSPIMVIFYFLLIGVLMPVVVGSWWNNVKSHTKGGLHVDTAATFVRKLADKNPGKVFTPFDILDWVLQSHEINSGYANLSHEQLKSIIVKHMNRESRVSDDLLLEAEKLNLISQLPSLIEGFIEIATNFRAHDVISAAYDLLKGIYQASSPVGKHRELLQLPFVDKTSVESQDVKKIGKLLTLPKEEVGKVLGITDTDKLEVALDVAAHIPFIRVLDATFRVPGEDIVTPNSTTHVVINFLIKSQRLKSCPEINEERFLEVEDIEDLKNPLRSNETQPELPYAYAPYYPRQVANFWDGYIVGQRDNKFVEGTAAAKLERVDLSNLELTQEEWIEGKEDVVVLSSFKIKLAVPAPPSKGTFHFRLLLKNNAYFGNDVDIPLEMKVSDPPINVEAVKKAAKAFGGGGDDDDDEEEDSDSDISDPEEDSLAGALAALRGEAVKKTSAEEEEEEDDNESVFSDINTDTEDEAEK from the coding sequence ATGGATTCCGAATACAGTTACGACGAAGGGTCTGAAACATGGCCATACTTCGTGTTGGCTTTGCTTGTGTTCGCCTTGTTGCCCATTACCGTTATATATTTGTGGGGTGCCGCAGGCATGGGGACCCCAGCCAAGAAGCGTATAAAGGGCAGCATTGAACATAACCATAGGACTTTGAACTTGGAGCATGCAGATGCAATTGATAGGTTTTACTCAAAGGCCAAATCAGACAGAattttcaacaagaagctcttgtttCTCGTTTTGGGCTGGGGTCTAGTTGCATTCATCTGGACTAGTTTTGCCAAGGAGGTAAGCTTGCAGGGGTTCTTTGATCCCCATACGATTTTGGATTTGCCATACTCGGCAAATGAGAAGGAGATAAAGTCCAAATACAAGAAATTGTCCTTGATCTATCATCCCGATAAGCTTGTGAAGTACTCTGAAACAATGAGAAAGGAAATGGAAGCCCAGTTCCTTCGTGTGAACCAGGCGTACAGAGCATTGACTGATGAGGTAACCATGGAGAACATTAAGAAATATGGTCACCCTGACGGTCAACAGCAAATCACCCACGGCATCGCCATTCCGAAGTTTTTGGTGGAGGGCAAGTACTCACCAATCATGGTTATCTTCTACTTCCTTTTAATTGGTGTTTTGATGCCTGTGGTTGTCGGCTCTTGGTGGAACAACGTCAAGAGTCATACCAAGGGTGGCTTGCATGTTGACACAGCTGCAACATTTGTCCGTAAGTTGGCTGACAAGAACCCCGGAAAGGTGTTTACACCATTTGACATTTTAGATTGGGTACTCCAATCTCATGAGATCAACTCTGGATATGCTAATTTATCCCACGAACAGCTTAAGTCTATTATTGTGAAACACATGAATCGTGAATCTCGCGTTTCCGATGACCTTCTTCTAGAAGCTGAAAAGTTGAATCTTATCTCTCAACTACCACTGCTTATCGAAGGTTTCATTGAGATTGCCACCAATTTCAGAGCTCACGATGTGATAAGTGCAGCCTACGATTTGCTCAAGGGTATTTATCAGGCATCTTCTCCTGTTGGCAAGCATAGAGAATTGTTGCAACTTCCTTTTGTCGATAAGACCTCTGTTGAATCACAGGATGTGAAAAAAATCGGTAAATTGCTCACTTTACCgaaggaagaagttggtAAGGTATTGGGAATTACTGACACTGACAAGCTCGAAGTTGCCCTAGATGTTGCTGCACATATTCCTTTTATTAGAGTTCTTGATGCTACATTCCGTGTCCCAGGAGAAGATATCGTGACCCCAAACTCCACAACACATGTCGTCATTAatttcctcatcaaatccCAGAGACTTAAATCCTGTCCAGAAATCAACGAAGAGCGTTTTCTTGAGGTTGAAGACATCgaagatttgaagaacCCTTTGAGATCGAATGAGACTCAACCAGAACTACCATATGCATACGCCCCATACTACCCACGTCAAGTCGCAAACTTTTGGGATGGCTACATCGTTGGTCAAAGGGACAATAAATTTGTGGAGGGAACTGCAGCTGCAAAATTAGAGAGAGTTGACTTAAGCAACTTAGAACTCACACAGGAGGAATGGATAGAAGGTAAGGAGGATGTTGTTGTGCTCAGCTCTTTCAAAATAAAATTAGCCGTACCTGCTCCTCCCTCTAAAGGCACTTTTCACTTCAggcttcttttgaaaaataaCGCATACTTCGGTAATGACGTTGATATTCCATTAGAGATGAAGGTTCTGGATCCCCCTATCAATGTGGAAGCCGTCAAGAAAGCTGCCAAAGCctttggtggtggtggtgatgacgatgacgatgaagaggaagattcAGACAGCGATATCTCTGACCCAGAAGAGGACTCCCTTGCTGGGGCTTTAGCAGCGCTCAGAGGTGAAGCTGTCAAGAAGACATCtgccgaagaagaagaggaagaggatgaCAACGAAAGTGTTTTCAGTGATATTAACACCGACACTGAGGACGAGGCCGAGAAGTAG